A portion of the Deinococcus fonticola genome contains these proteins:
- a CDS encoding PHP domain-containing protein has product MRMDLHMHTEVSHDCKTALRDIPAWMLRTNTRVVAVTDHDQQRGGPELQQIIRDMGLDDRLSVIPGEEVTTSEGELIGLFLKERIEPKLSPEETVRQIKAQGGLVLLQHGFDPLKRYRLRPEATARIADDIDIVETFNSRLSRHHWNRVAAEWGSARNLPFSAGSDAHTLRDIGEAWVETPFRLIHTPEQLITALREGQVAGRWTHPVEAYGVKQWRNFNSQFRRDS; this is encoded by the coding sequence ATGCGCATGGATTTGCACATGCACACCGAAGTCAGCCACGACTGCAAAACGGCCCTGCGCGATATTCCGGCGTGGATGCTGCGCACCAATACGCGCGTGGTGGCCGTCACCGACCACGACCAGCAGCGCGGCGGCCCCGAGTTACAGCAGATCATCCGCGACATGGGCCTCGACGACCGCCTGAGTGTCATTCCCGGTGAGGAAGTCACCACCTCCGAGGGCGAATTGATCGGCCTCTTTCTCAAAGAACGCATCGAGCCAAAACTTTCGCCGGAAGAGACGGTGAGGCAAATCAAGGCGCAGGGCGGCCTGGTGCTTCTTCAGCACGGGTTCGACCCGCTCAAACGCTACCGTTTACGCCCCGAGGCCACCGCCCGCATCGCCGATGACATCGACATCGTGGAAACGTTCAATTCGCGCCTGTCCCGGCACCACTGGAACCGTGTGGCCGCCGAGTGGGGATCTGCCCGCAACCTGCCTTTCAGTGCGGGCAGTGATGCCCATACCCTGCGCGACATCGGGGAGGCCTGGGTAGAAACGCCTTTCCGACTCATTCACACGCCCGAGCAGTTGATCACGGCCCTGCGCGAGGGCCAGGTCGCAGGGCGCTGGACACATCCCGTCGAGGCTTACGGCGTGAAACAGTGGCGTAACTTCAACAGCCAATTCCGCCGCGACAGCTAG